The region TCTCATTTACTCACTGCCAATTTGAGtttgagtttcatttctgttcttgGAATAGAAGACTCCACATAAAAACAAcaaggaggaaaagatttatttgcctcACAATTCCTAGCTATATCCTGAAGGGGAATTCAATACAGGAGCGCGAGCTGCTAGTCACATCCTATCCATGCTCAAGAGTGCAGAGAGAATAAATGCATGCTTATTTGCTTGCTGGGTTCCTGCTCTCTTAACTCACATGCAAAGCGCATCTGATGAAACGTTGCTATCCACATTCCTGGTAGGTCTTCCATTCTGCCTCACGTAAGGCAAGCAAGATAGtttcccacaggcatgcccagaggccagtgAGATCTAGACAACCTTTCCTTCAGGCTCTCTTCTTATGTGATTCTAGGTTGTGACAAGTGGGCTTTTAGTATTAACCAATACTCTCTctctcgtacacacacacatgcacacacacacacacatgcacactcacacacacacacacatgcacactcacacatgcatacaaatgtgcacacacacggagaggacagaaaatgatttaaacaataacttaaaaactaataaaataataaaactttaaaacattctaACCATCACAATTACCTATACATTATTCTTTGGCAAAccacgactttttttttttcttttttcttttttagcattgGAAGTAGTCAgaaagatttaaaacatttttttaatttgttcactttacatcctgattgtagcccctcctctcattgcctcctgatcccaccttccctccctcataccctcttcctccctccccttagtcctcagaaaggggcccctcctcccctaacatctgacttcaacctatcaagtctcatctggactgcctatatcctcttcctctgtggcctggcaaggctgcccctccagggggaagtgatcaagatGGGGGGCAGAGTCCATGAcataagtagtccctactcctcatactgtgggacctacaaggagactgttctgcctCTTTACTgcgtctgagcagagggtctaggtccacaccattcacggtccttggttggtgcgtcagtctctgtattatagtgtggttatcctacattatgtggctaatatcctctttaacatcattaaccaatgccatgggtcaaatggatctaacagatatctatagaacctttcacccaaacaagaaagaatacaccttcttctctgcaccccatggaaccttctccaaaattgatcacatcgtaggtcacaaagcaagcctcaacagatacaagaggattgaaataataccttgtatcctatcagatcaccatgctcttaggctgcaattcaacaacaacaaacagaataacaaaagcctacacgttgtggaaactaaacaactctctgctaaatgacacctgggtcagggaaataaagaaagaaatcaaggagtttctgaaattcaatgaaaataagaagaaacaacatacccaaatttgtgggatacattgaaagcagtgctaagaggaaaattcatagcactaagtgcctttaaaaagaaattggaaacatcgcacataagcatcttaacaacacaactggaagccctagaaaaaaaagaagcagaaacacccaagaggagtagacgcctggaaattatcaaactcagggctgaaattaacaaattagaaactaagaaaacagtccaaagaatcaacaaaaccaaaagctggttctttgagaaaatcaacaagatagacagaccattagccaaactaactaaaggcagagagacagtattgaaatcaacaaaatcagaaatgaaaagggagacataacaacagacactgaagaaatcaaagaatcataagatcctactttgaaggcatatacgccacaaaatttgaaaatctaagggaaatggacgattttcttgatcaagttcacttgccaaagttgagtgaagaacagataaacaagttaaatagtcccatttccccgacagaaatagaagcaatcatcgatggtctcccaaccaaaaaaagcccagggccagatggtttcagtgcagaattctaccagacctttaagggcgagctaataccgatactcttcaagctactccaaaagatagaatgaGTACATACcaaatgtgtctttctgggtttcagttacctcactcaggatgatttttctagttccatccatttatctgcaaatttcaagatttccttgtttttaatagctgagttatattccactgtgtaaatgtatcacagattcattatccattcttctgttgaaagacgtctaggttgtttccagtttctagctattacaaataaagctgctatgaacatagttgagcaaatgttcctgttgtatagtggagcctctttctggtatatgcccaggagtgatatggctgggtcttgataAACCAatacatctatggacacttgatttttgacaaagaagccgaaacatataatggaaaaaaagatagcatattcaacaaatggtgctagtctaattggatgtctacttgtagaaaaatgcaaagagacccttatttatcaccctgcacaaaactaaagtccaagtggattaaagatctcatcATAaaactaagtctgttagaagataaagtggggaagagccttgggcTCATCAGCATAGGAGACAATTTCCAGAACAGAAGccaatagcccaggctctaagatcaacaattagtacataggacctcatgaaactgaaaagcttctgtaaagcaaaggatattgtcaacagaacagaacaacagcctacagactgggaaaagatcgtcACGAACCCTACATCTGTCTGAccgagggctaatatccaaaatatataaagaatgcaagaaattaaataccatgaaaccaaataattcaattaaaaatgaggtacagaactaaagagagaattttcaacagaggaatatcgaatggccaaggaacacttaaagaaatgttcagtgcccttagtcatcaggggaatgcaaatcaaaatgactctgagattccatcttacacccatcagaatggctaagataaaaaaactcaagtgacagcacattctggtgaggatgcagagaaaggggaaccctcctccattgctggttggagtgcaaacttgtacaaccaccttggaaattaatctggctctttctcaaaCCATGAATTTTGAAGGAACAAAAATATGCATACTTTAGATAAAATActacctttcttttaaaaatataacgtaaaattattctttgaaattgtcttcatgcatataatgtgttttgatcatatttaaatctcacttttctttcttgtccacTTGTATTCCTTCTAAAACTATTACTCTTCTCAACAcctttttcatctgttttcatatctttaaaaaaataactcacTAAGTTTAACTTGGGTTCTTGCATGTGCATGACTGTGAAGTCTTTTACTGGATCATGTGATGCTTACcagaggaaaatggagaaatggagaaatgtgACTGACACTCTCTCAGGAACCATTAGCTTCCAATGACCCCTCACCTCTGGGTGGGTGAAACACTGAGGGGCTTTGTCTCTTGCAGCTCTTGTGTAGGTAACTAAAGCAGATGTGAGTTCAGGAGTTCAATAGCTATGTCGTTTTTAGAAGGCAGAATTCCATAGCATTCACCCCCATCCTCATACACGCTTTCTCCTCCTTGTCCATGCTATTACCTGAACCTTGGGGGATAGAGAAAGTCATATAGATGTTCCACTTAATGTTGAATACTCAaaagtcacttattctcagctcCTTGACCAGTCATGAATCTCTGTTCTGACCACTTCCCACTGACAAGAGGCTGACCAAAGGCTGAGATGTCTAAGGATATTAAACATAATTAATTAGCAGACAGTTTCAATACATacccatttatttgtttgtttgtttgtttaaaacagggtctcactgtgtagccctggctggctaagggccactttgtagaccaggctggtcttgaactcactgaggtcAGTCTGCTTCtttctccagtgttgggattaaatgcacCTTGACTAGCTACATATCCATTTATCAACAGCAAGTTATCAGTAGACTCTCATGAAGTATTGTGCCTTCTTTAGCCAGAAGGTTTAGATCATGTTTATAGTACCAGGTACATGTATGCCCTACAATAGAACAGGCAATCAGATCCAATCATGAAGTGACTGGTTATCTTTAAAACACCCATGCCACCATTGTTCTTGTGAGCATATATTATCAAACAGTTTGGTGTTGTAATAGGCAAGCCCACAGCTAGGTGCTACCGTTGATGACTTATCTTCTAACAGGCTATTCAATACTCTCTGGTGATGTTTATGTTAGGCAGCAGGGAAGGAAGCTTTCATCTGAGTTCTAGCTCAGTTTTTCTGTGTCTCATATCTAAAGTATGGACAAGCGGTATTTTGATGTTGCAGAATGTTATGTTGTCATGATGAGGTTTTCATCTAAAGAGGACATTTGAAACCTCAATgtacacattatttattttagaatctaATAATGACAAATCAGTctctagttaaaaataaaatatcagagagGAGAATGAGATTAGTCCATTAAAAACATCTTGAAGATCAAATGATTAAAACTGCATAAATTGCTGCAAAATTCAGCCACTCAGATCATCCTGTAAGTAGTGCCCAGTATCAGAAAAAAGCATGCCTATGAGAAAGCATAGTCCCTTTCCATCGTTTTCCTCATGGCACTTTTAATGTCCTTATTTCTGAGGCTATAGATGATGGGGTTCACCAGGGGGATCACCACAGCATAGAATACAGACACCACCTTGTCCTGGCTGAGGGAATAGCTGGAACTGGGTCTCATGTACATGAAGAAACCAGAGCCATAGAAGAGGGTCACAGCAGTCAGGTGAGATGCACTGGTGCTGAAGGCCTCGGTCCTACCTTTAGCTGAGCTGATCCTTAGGACAGCAGCAACAATGTATCCATAAGAGATGAGAACCACTAGGACAGACATCACCCCCACAATGACACCTACAATGAAGGTCACCACCTGGCTGGTGAAGACATCAGAACAGGCTAGAGCTAGGACTGGAGGAAGGTCACAAAAGAAGTGGTTGATGATGTTGGGCCCACAGAAATCATGCTGGTAGATAGAGTATGTTTCAATCAGAGAACTGAGGAAACCACCCATATAGGCACCAGCCACCAACTTTAAACACAGAGTATGAGACATGAGAGCCATGTAGAGCAGTGGGTTGCAGACTGCAGCGTACCGGTCATAGGCCATAGCTGCCAGGAGTAAGCATTCCGTCAGCCCCattccacagaaaacaaaatattgtgttgcacagccaagaaaagaaatggtGTTCTGATTTGTGATAATATCGGAAATCATCTTGGGGGCTGTGGAGGATGAATAACAGATGTCTAGGAAGGAGAGATTACtgaggaaaaagtacatgggtgtgtggaggtgggggtcCATCCTGATGAGGCTGATGAGGCTCAGGTTCCAGGCTAAGGTCAGAAGGTAAATCCCCAGAAAGAGGATGAAAAGGAAGACCTTTATTTGAGGTTGATCTGAAAGTCCCAGGAGGAGGAATCTGGTTACAGCTGTGTTGTTTCTTCCTCCAGCCATAGACGAGCTCCCTGCAGAAAAGAAGGGACAATCCTGATGTTAGAGAGATTGTCTTTATAACTTTAAGGACAacaacttggggctggagatgtaacTAAGTTGGCACattgcttgcctggcatgtacaaagGCCTGCATTTgacctccagcaccacataaactgggtatGTTGGCACACATGTATAATCCAAGGAGGGTTAGAAATTCACTGCGATTCTAGACTATACAGTTAGTTCAAAGCCATCATAGGATGCATGAGACtctctctaaaattaaaaaaaaaagatagagctaTTGAGATGGCTCTACCAGTAAGATGTTTGCTTGAAGACCTGAGTGTGACTTCCCAGAAGCGATGAAAAAAGCCTACCCtccaaaaatagaaattaaaaaaaaaaaaaagaaagaaagaaagaaagaaaaagaaaaagaaaaaaaaaaaagcctaaccAGGCACATTTGTAATCTTGGCACTGGGCCTGCGCTTGGTCAGGCAGAGACAGTAGAAGGAGCTCTCCAGCCAGCCAATATAGCAGCAAAACCAGTAAGCTCAGAGTTCATTGGGAGACTCTCATTTAGAAATGAAGGTGGAAAGCAATTAAAGAATATGCTATGTGTTGACCTCTGGCCATCACGTACATATTCCTGATGCACATGCTCACATAGATgaacatgtaacacacacacacacagagagagagagagaaagagaaagagagagagagagagagagagagagagagagagagagagagagagagagagagagagagagagagagagagagcgcgcagggggagagagacagagacggagaagagagacagagacagagaatagacTTGCTTGGAAGATCATAGAAACTATTAACACCCAGTTAATAATTCCAGATACCTTCTGCCTAAATCAGCCAAGTAACACAGAACAATCTGTTAGCACCATTTAAAAGTTGTATGACATATACCTTGTTAGCTAGAAAAGATTTAGTCTAAAGGAATAGATGTGAACAAGAAGTGAGGAAATGAATTTTGTCCTGAGCAACTTTCCAGTCTTGGCAGGGACTGGGGAAAGCCACTTCATGTCTCCAAAGCTTCACTGTATCAAAGACAAAGTGGGATGCTTGAATCAGCCGTGCTTCaagtccttttgtttttttttttttttttcatttttctatctgTATTTTATTGGCTTTggggaaaataattatttcaaccATGATTACTCATTACCAGAGCCAAATAAAATTGCCTCATACAAATACTTTCCAACACTGATGAAGGATAATGTAACTCTACAGTCTCCCATTTCTTACTGGAATTAGCAGAAAAACTGAACAGATTAACAGTGATACAATAATGGAAGAATATATGAAAGCAAATGCTTCAGGAATCACACTACATATGGGGCTATTATCACttcctgtcttttatttattttttttttaattattaatttattcttgttacatctccttTTGGAATTAGGTTTTCTATGGCGTTTTTGGATTTTCTTACTTAAAAAGAGGAGCCAAGATTAAGGTAAAATAAAGTTggtcattttaatgttttatatataattaatataaaaactcAAAGACAAGGAAATGAATTAGAAAGACCATGAGTTTTGATGTATTATATCTGTATGTGTGGGTAGAGGCAGGGAATCCACGCCATGATCtactatttcattttttccaCACAACAAATCCAAGAGgaaaaatatgcatacatacatgtttagCATTATTAAATTGTTGAAAGATTTTCTACAAGTCAccaaaaaaattaacagaaagaTGAAAATTTGTATTTGACCAATCTCTGTATCATAGAATTACAAAATGGAAGAGCTATAAATAAGTTTCCATGAAAAATTCCAGAAGTGACTGATACTGGCTTAGCTGTGGTTCAAGACGCATCAGTCGTTAGGATTCCCCCAGAGAAAAGAagttggaagaagaaaggatttgttAGGACAGTAATCAGCAAAGTTCAGCTTGGATGTCATTAGCCAGATCAGATTATCATTCTAAACACACGAGGTAATCAATTAAGAAAGACAGATTGGTCCTGATGCCAGGTCAAAGTGAACACAAGTGTGtctaaaaaaagcaaaagagccTTTGCCATACACTGGTAAAGATCCCTTGTTGGATTTCCTCTCATTTCTATGTTTGACCGTCCACCTGTGTCCAAGCATAACTCTGCTTCTTGTCACTCAATTACATGTGCTTCTGGCTCTCGTGGGGTGTTCTGCAATACTGAATCTTGCCTCAAGTCACAGGCACCCGATAAATACTTGTAGAGCggatgaaatgtttttctttatttatcctCAGAGTGAAGCATTAGTGGCCCATCAGTTACTATGCTTGGCATATTACTATGATaagatatataatatgttttttaaattacaaataataaCTCTAACATATAATAGCAATCATGATATAATTGTGAATGCTTATTTAAAACCTgttctgtgccaggcactgttgtAAGGATTCAGTTTGTACAAAGTGTGGTCTGTAGAGCCTCAGAACTTGGCAGTATTTCTCTGCCCCTTTTACAGATGAAAGCTAGAATACGTTAGGCTGTTGTATTTTCAGAAGAATAAAGTGGGAAGGAATTGGTTAGACTTACTGAATTTCTTTAGGTGAAGTATCTTGAGATCTTGTACCACAAGAGAAAGTTGTGACCTCTTCGGTAATCTTTTGTTCATTTGCATTTCCTACTGCTGTGTGCCTCATTTctggatatatatatttatatatgtatacacacacacacacacacacacacgcacacacacacacacatacatacacacactggctttgtgtaaataaaaatgtgtgcttCTGAAATCCTTGCTATTTTTTCACTAAAGTTTCCAGATAACCTGTGggagtttattattttaatgggCAGAGATAACCCCCCAGAGGCTGCCCACTGTGGCTACTCCAGGTTCCAATGTGTAAACCTGAGAAACCATTACAGCTAACATCTTCTGAGTACTAATTGTCCTCTGGAGTAATGGTGATGGGGCTGGCTGCCCATTACCAATGTCCCCCACCTTATTCTTCTATGAGACTTCCTTTCCTTGGGTCCAAGAATACTTCCTCTTATGTTAAAGAACAGCCTTTCACTTTAAGACATCCTGATCTGCAAATAAACTTCACACACAAACAGACTAAAATTTGTGCTAAAATATAGTAGTTAGGAACAAAAATTTCCAGCTGAGATATTTTGGATTAAATTCTCACTGCATTCTCTtatcaatagaaaacaaatatgaaGTGGTATAAGCTCTTAAAGATCAACATCTTTACTTGTTAAACTGATATAAATAATGACTTCTGCCTCAAAGGATGGTGAGTTCATTAAATAAGATATAAATAAGAAAGTCTTCACATAGTGCTTTGATAAATAGAAATCACTCCAGGTATATAAGCTAACAGCACAAATAACTCCGTTTCTTGGGTCAGGGCCAAGAAGTGTCTTTTCTTTCCACTGacttaaaaatttacttattttgtgtgtatgacttTTTACCTACAGGTATGTGTATGCACCAGGAGCACAcctgtggaggcaagaagaaggcattggattccttggaaccGGAGCTAGAGATGGTGGTGAGCTTCTATGTGTGTGCTTTGAACTGAACCTGGagtctctgcaaaagcagcaagtgctctgagtCACTCTCTATCATCAAGTGACTTTTTACTGTGACTCACTGTCATTGGAATGAAAAcaattcatttacattttaatgtttagGTGTTACTTCCAGGACTGCTGCTGCCTGCATGGGTCACTTTGGTCGAGTCAGTTAAATCCTCTGGGAATGAGCAAATTGAAATACTTCCCCTAAAATTCCTGGAACTCTGAAAACCTCATTATTTGGGGAGAGATGACTAAGTTTAATAGTGGgtattgctctttcagagaacccatgTGCAGTTTCCAGTTAGCAATGGCAGCTTATAATGCTTAGCAACTTaagttccaggatatctgatgccctcttttgacctcttcaAGCATCAGGCtcatacatggcacacacacattcaggcaaacagTCGtgcaccaaaaataaatacatcttaaaaattaGTTATTCTTCTATGGGGTTGCCTTGTGCAACCTCCATATGAggacttttgccttgtcttattgtatcttgttttgtcctgtttggctgttgCCTCTTGAAAATGAAGGTGGAGTGGATCCAAGGgagaggggtggagagggggagctgagaggaatggagggagtgTGAACTGTGGTAGATGTACTGTGTGAAAGAgcaatctattttcagtaaaaaaaaattagttattcTGTTTCATGGGAATAAAATTATCAGTTcttgttctgaaaacaaatattCTATATACAGGAGCAGAGCTTCTGAGATTTCTGCTACACATGTAAATTGGCTCAGGTGGGGAATGAAATGTAAAAACTGCAATATCTGTGCTCAAACTGCCGAAATGAAGAGGCAGAGAAGAGCTCTTGCCACAAGAAACATTCTCTTGTAGGATTGCGAATTAACCAGGAGATACTGAAGTTGAGAGAGTAAAGGCAACTCAGTGTGAAAGTGTTTTGATGCtgaattatttataattaatttataaaattaactcCATAATTATGATTGATGCATCTAGGCCTTTGGTGGTAACGCAGATGATGGACATCATCTGCCTGGCCTTTAGTGGTGTCACAGGCAATGGACATCAACAGGAGCTCTGGATGTAGCAGGACTATGGGCCACAACATGGCCCTCTGTGACAGCATTTTAGACCACGGATATCAACAGGACACCTGGTTGCAGCAGGACCACAGACCCCAACATAGCCCTCTGTGGCAACATGGGTCATGGACATCAACCTGGCCTGAGGTAGGAGTACAAGCCATTCATATCAACATGGACTCCCGTGGCAATCCAGACCACAGACACTCAGTAGCACAGTCTAAGGATGTCCATCTGGCCTCCAATGGTAGCACTGGTAGAAATCCACATGGCCTCCAGTGGCAGCCCACAGATATCCACATGAACCTCAAGCTTAAACCTATCCTGGGGCAGTGGACTACGAATACCAACATGGCTTCCAGGTGCAGCACAATTCATAGGGGTCTTTGGGAAGGTCTAATCTAGAAAATTAACTGTTCTTCATCTCTGAAATTCTGAATTACTCAGAACCAGGGCTATCATTAGACTGTGCcgtgtgctggggatggagaaCTGAGTCTGtgcaagctccaggctgctgcacaccaCTCTGTCAGCCCTACTCAGCAACGCTCAACACAATTTTACTTG is a window of Acomys russatus chromosome 5, mAcoRus1.1, whole genome shotgun sequence DNA encoding:
- the LOC127190039 gene encoding olfactory receptor 5A2, with product MAGGRNNTAVTRFLLLGLSDQPQIKVFLFILFLGIYLLTLAWNLSLISLIRMDPHLHTPMYFFLSNLSFLDICYSSSTAPKMISDIITNQNTISFLGCATQYFVFCGMGLTECLLLAAMAYDRYAAVCNPLLYMALMSHTLCLKLVAGAYMGGFLSSLIETYSIYQHDFCGPNIINHFFCDLPPVLALACSDVFTSQVVTFIVGVIVGVMSVLVVLISYGYIVAAVLRISSAKGRTEAFSTSASHLTAVTLFYGSGFFMYMRPSSSYSLSQDKVVSVFYAVVIPLVNPIIYSLRNKDIKSAMRKTMERDYAFS